The sequence TCTAAACCATCTCAATCGGTGTTGGAAAAGTTTTTTTTCAATCGGGGCTACCCCTAAAATATCACGTATATCATCGTTCCGAACTCGATTCCTTCTTGTATCGCCACAAATCCAATGCAACATACACATTTTTGCAACAATTATTTGTTgaacatgttgtcttttataggcCAACATTTTGCACCGTACAACATATCAAATTTAATCATCATCCAAAAAAACTTACCTTTTAGCTTCTGTGGTACCCTCTTGTCATATAAAACGCTAGATGATGACACCACTTCATCCACAATGCTTCTATGGCTAACATATTCATCAATATCCTCGTCTTTCTATAGCATTGATCCTAAATATCGAAAGATATCTTTCCTATGCACTACTAACCTTCCAAACTAATATCTCCTTTCTCATGTGTAGCAGTGTCGAAGTTACATCTCATATATTCAGTTTTAGTTCAACTGAATCTAAAACATTTAGACTTGACTCATAATTCTGATTTCCTATTTACTCTTCTCCGACTTTCATCAACTACCACCACATCATTTGTAAAAATCCTACACCAAAAGATATCCCCTTGTATGTCCCTTATAACCTTATCCATCGTTAAGGCAAAAAGGTAAAGACTTAAAGTTGATCCTTGATATATTCCTATTCTAATCAGCATCACTTATTCAAACATTAGTAAAAAAATTATTGTACATATCCTTAAATTTATGTTGGTTCAAAGCTCATCAcaaattatttattttattttgtgtgtttGTTCGTGGTACTGTTGCAACGTTAACTCACAGTCATTGATTGGCACTATATTGACTGAAGTCTTGCTGTACTGGTTACTAGCCGAGGACGCAAAAATTGTACCTCCAACGATAATTAGTTGTTTTTCTTCAGTGCTTGTATAAATATGACCCATAATTCCATAACAATTTCAATCTCCACCTATCAACAAAAATCACTCACAGCAACACTTACTTTTTCTCGCAAAGAGCAACACAGCAACACGGGAACTTTCACAGATCTATATGCTAATGCTGTGCAGAGCACACAACGTCCTTGAAATCATCCCAGCAGACCCACCAACAGTGGGGATGATTTAGCTATCCCGAATTTCTGCCCGAGTCCAAGCCAAAACAACCGCCTCTGATAAAAACGCCCCAGCCCCAGCAGTATGAACCCGCCGAATGCAATAAATCTCTCGACTCCCTCATCTAGGGAGAGATTCGAGGGCGGGGAGGGAGTGGGCTTACCTGGAGGGTGCGGGTGGCGAACTCGACGCCGATGGTGGACTTGGACTCGAGGCAGAACTCGTTGCGGGTGAACCGGGAAAGGATGTTGGACTTGCCGACGCCGGAGTCGCCGATGAGCACGATCTTGAAGAGGTAGTCGTACTCGTTGTCCACTCGGTGCGCCATCGCCGGCCGACCACTGCCCACCGCCGCAGATCCTGCAGCACGCGTGCCACCGAGATCCACCCAATAAGAAGCCCTGACGATGACGCGCCGCCGCGCGGATCGATGATCGGGTCGGGAAATGCGGGCAAAGCCGCTGCAAATCGCGCGTTGCGTACCTCGGATTGGAGCGGAGGCTCGTGGAGAGATCGGAGGCCGATGGAGGTGTCGACGATGCCGAGAAACGGAAGGAGATGTGGGCGTAAACAGCGCGGCAGGGGATGGGAAATGGAAGGGAATAGTTAATTCATAATTTCTCAATCATTGAGGGATCGAAATAAAAATATTCAAGGCAGTTTTTTTGTTGTCAGACAAAAAAGAGTTTCAGATACTTCGTGGCTCAAGAAAACAATACTAACTGCCGGTTTAAGAAAAACCAAACCTTTCGTCCTTTCTATTAAAATTTAAAAAACATTACTTCCTCCAGCCCAATTTAAAGTTCGATTAAATAATTAATGAATTAATACAACTGTTCTATCTAATTTATTATTATCtatttaaatatagacataaaattaaGAGCTAAAAACTATTTATTTTAAAGCGGAGCGAGTAATATCTATGTCTTCATTTTTAACTATTTCATATTAATCGGTCTATTTAGGTTGTCTCCAGTGTGTGTATGGTAGGTAACATTGTTTGTATAATAAAATTTAAAATAAACCACTAGCCAGTACTACTAGCTTGCTATTAACTAATAACTATTAGCCGGTTTTTAGCTGGATGCTAGCTATTAGTTATGCGGTATGAGAAAGACCTCATATTTCCTATTAAAATATTATATGCTTTGATTAGTCTAATCGTACTTAGTAATCATTGCCATGACTGCTATTATTTTTAGGTAGATTTAGTTGAATTCAAAATTACTTGATTCCTTTCAAGTAAAAATTACATCTTTTTAAGGCAGGGAGAGGAATGGACCGTAAGAGGATTTGGGTTTCAGTTTAATATACGAAGCTTTGGGTGTATCTGATCTCCGGGTTTAGGCCTCCTTTGGAATAGAGGATTAGTAAAACATAGGGATGGAAAAAATGTAGGAATAGAGTTGCATGTCACCTTCAATTCCACAGGAAAATTTTCAAGAGGTTGGACCTCATGTTAAAAAACCTCCAAAATCTCACTACAATGCTCAATTCCATAGGAATTTTATAGGATTTGTTGCAACTCAATCCTTTGTTCCAAAGGACCACATAGGAAAACTTTCCATAGGGTTTTAATCCTTTAAAATTCCTTCACTTTTCCCTTCTTCCAGAGGAggccttaggtagtgtttggttgaagagccaagtagaacggagttgTTCTGTTCCAGTTTTGTTGCTGTTTGGTTACAAAGGAACTAGAACGGAATGACTCCAATTAgagaatattctcctcagatccggaaccattccgctccaaaaaatcaatgggacggagccgctccgttcccatcccgctctcacagtcacgctccattccgttcactctgcaaccaaacaaaaaacagagccgctccgttccagattaccaaacacagaacagagcggctccgttcctagaatcagggatggaacgactccgttctacttggctcttcaaccaaacactaccttagagTTTTTGACGCGTCAGGTGAAGTAAAATAAAATGATTAGGAAAGATGTCCACGTGAAAACAACGTCACGTTTTCTGTCGGCCCCACATGGTTGCATGTTACTAGTAGAGGTTTGTACTACCATTCTACCTGTACTACCTTTTTTTTGTAAAGAAAAAGACACATTTGCATTGCAGGTTAGCGGTTGGTTGATTGCAATGGTAGTTGTCGGGGTCGTGCACGCGACCCAAAATCATGTGCCACTCACAATCCTTTTTATAAAACAGTTTGAACTTTGAAATGGTCGGCTTTCTAGTAGAACTACCCCGTCAACAGTCTGGGTAGATTTGACTTTGAGCCGTTTGTTTGACCATGACGGTGGATGCTTTTTTAAAAGGTAATCCCTCTGTTTTAAAATAGTAGTCATTTTAGTCTAGATTTTTATGTTTGTATTCATATGGATGATAATGAATATAGATAGATACATAGAACATATATATACATCAACTATTTTATGAATCTACTAAAAAgataaaacgaattttaatttagAACAGATAAGTATTTTTTAGCTCACATAGCATAGATCGCTCATCGTTGGACACCAAGTCCTCAAACAAAGCGATGCACATCGTCCCAACTCCCAAGTTGTACGAAGTCCACTTTGGAGTTTACAACCGAAAGCTGCAAAATCATTAGCAACCCCCCCTACCCATATTGCAAAGCTGATCTTGAGCACTCTGCTCGGTGGCTTCTTCCATTTTATTATCTGTCGGTTTTCCGACAACACAGTCTGTTGCTGCTTCGGCAGACGCCGCTCTTCTTCTTCCCTAGCTGACCTAGGTTGACGATTTTTGCCATTAGCGAAGAGATGAAGTAGACGCCAATCATCACTTATGCTCGCCGCTATTTCAAGTGTCAACTGCACAATACGTGCACACACTGGGATCCGCTTCCTAATTAACAACATTTACATTAGTGTGTCCACCAGCTGCGCTTCTCGTGTGCGGCATGGAGATCGTCAGAGTCCATCGCACTGATCCCTTCGATTCGGCTCTTCAGGATCTCTTTTCAGCTTGTCTTGGTCAGGTAGCGCATTACCAGATGTCTGGTCCTGTGACAACTCAAGGAGGCCGCTTAGAGCAGCTTCACGCACCAAGTGATCATCGCTAGCCGCAAGATGCATCATCAGCTTTGGAAGACCAAGCTCTGTAGCAAAACTCCTGTCTGCCTTGTTGTGTAACAGGTATTGTATGAGATTGAGAGCTTTCCTGCATCGATACAACAGAACTATGTCTCATTCGCATTACAGAAAAAAAAAAAGGATCCCAAGTGCATAAAAATAGATCAGCTAATACAAACCGGATTGAAGTCTAGCAAAATATAGACTAACTCAAATAAATAAAACGATATTTAAACCAACACTACTATTAACAAGGAATTTCAATATGGCATGGGTAGTATTACTCTGTAAGTACATGGGTGCTTGTTCATAGGTCATTTTACTCATTTAGGATTCCAGGAATAATTTTGGTAGTGACGTGCCCTGTCAGGTCACTACATCTACGGATCTACCCCATGTCTACTGTCTATGAAACCATTTTAGGAAAATATCTTGGTTGTACAACATGTCTTGCAGGATGCTGTGTGTGCTGCCATCATGACATACCATTGAAGTTTGGCATCATAGGAACCAAGAGCATCCTTCAATCCAGCATAGCCATTTCCCAGGCGAAATGCGGAAACTCCAGGCTGGTTATGACGTATTATAGCTGCAAAACAATTGTACGAACACAAGACACTCTGGAAAATAATTAACTGCACAGTTCAAGCGAAGGATTATACTCCACATGAGACCGAgtgatacttacaagatatggctCCTAAAGCTTTTGTGCGTGCATTTGTACTTGGATCTGATTTGAAGTTTATCAACAGTGGCTCGAGTCCATTGGATTCTATGACAAGTTGCTGACTCTTGGGATTATTCTGCACGACTGTACTAACAACTTCTGCTGCCTTTGCGCGGATGCCAGCATTTGAATTTTTCAAGTAACCGAGCAGGGGATCCAGCCCACCAATAGAATGTAAATCTGATTGAATAGTTGTATATGCATTAGGATTTAGGAGTTAGGAGTTGGGGCTCATACACAGTAACCACCACGACAAGCATTTACAAGAAACTGATGAATAGAGCTACGAGTGTTACCATTTGCCATGTCAATGGACTCAACATGCTCGTGTAGCTCATCCAACATATCTGAAAATAGAATAAATATTTTTTTATTCCATAGACAACACCTAGAACATAAGGGTGATGAGTATCAATGTTCATAAAATCAAATTCCAAGGAGGATACAACCAAGTAACGTTGGAAAATTCGTTTAGTTTAGCGGCAAGTGACAGCACATAAACACCATCAATCTTGAATCCGTCATATGACCATGACCATCAATTACGAGTTTCTGTTGCAAACTAAACGTAATGTGGCTAATTGCCTCCGTTGTTAGGTTTGAGCTCTACCGACCATTTGGAAGAGCAATTAACAACCTT is a genomic window of Zea mays cultivar B73 chromosome 5, Zm-B73-REFERENCE-NAM-5.0, whole genome shotgun sequence containing:
- the LOC100274023 gene encoding uncharacterized protein LOC100274023, producing the protein MEAMQANTIDVVKRMKEITRVMRTPQDVLQSQGVTPENIEDMLDELHEHVESIDMANDLHSIGGLDPLLGYLKNSNAGIRAKAAEVVSTVVQNNPKSQQLVIESNGLEPLLINFKSDPSTNARTKALGAISSIIRHNQPGVSAFRLGNGYAGLKDALGSYDAKLQWKALNLIQYLLHNKADRSFATELGLPKLMMHLAASDDHLVREAALSGLLELSQDQTSGNALPDQDKLKRDPEEPNRRDQCDGL
- the LOC100274023 gene encoding uncharacterized protein isoform X1: MAKDGGPDWNGLFKWSIAHGDGTNPPRALSEEDRKWFMEAMQANTIDVVKRMKEITRVMRTPQDVLQSQGVTPENIEDMLDELHEHVESIDMANDLHSIGGLDPLLGYLKNSNAGIRAKAAEVVSTVVQNNPKSQQLVIESNGLEPLLINFKSDPSTNARTKALGAISSIIRHNQPGVSAFRLGNGYAGLKDALGSYDAKLQWKALNLIQYLLHNKADRSFATELGLPKLMMHLAASDDHLVREAALSGLLELSQDQTSGNALPDQDKLKRDPEEPNRRDQCDGL